In Musa acuminata AAA Group cultivar baxijiao chromosome BXJ2-8, Cavendish_Baxijiao_AAA, whole genome shotgun sequence, one genomic interval encodes:
- the LOC103995170 gene encoding uncharacterized protein LOC103995170, producing the protein MEFLKTRFPSRVGKLKGVKNPDQDREQLSLSSEELKDETLDAMPKPATAPDGGDDDDDDDFITNDVKRRLKELRKNSFMVLIPEEGHPGEQEEEEVEEEEEESSSSGWGASEAGAGYSCCGFDTFYDQYCDRMLFFDRLISRHLNEAGSRSTSQRSLRSVSKKLDLALRKLRFKKGQDEHPDDREQLQLPQQEDERCRNLEAAYVAQVSLSWEALHGQYMQQRLKISSQPEDGASYGYAAQLFQQFQVLLQRFIENEPFEQGSRVEVYAHGRSWLSKLLQVPNFLGIDQKENVENYTDLPVLAADLVKIMEDSILTFHLFLKMDKKRTGSFFRAHSPRSSLHQVQASLDKKEMRAKELFKKKKGWRKRTWPTTTEEVELLFALIDIKVISRVLRMARLSKEQLLWCEEKMSKLDLSGNRLCRDGSLLLFPC; encoded by the exons ATGGAATTCCTCAAGACAAGGTTTCCAAGTCGTGTTGGTAAGTTGAAGGGGGTAAAAAACCCAGATCAGGACCGAGAACAGTTGTCCTTGTCCTCGGAGGAGCTCAAAGATGAGACCTTGGACGCAATGCCGAAGCCGGCTACCGCTCCGGATGGgggagacgacgacgacgacgacgatttcATCACGAACGACGTGAAGAGGCGGCTGAAGGAACTGAGAAAGAACAGCTTCATGGTCCTCATACCAGAAGAAGGCCATCCGGGAGAGCAGGAAGaggaagaggtagaggaagaggaggaggagagcagcTCGAGTGGGTGGGGGGCCTCAGAAGCCGGTGCTGGGTATTCCTGTTGTGGGTTCGACACATTTTATGACCAGTACTGCGACCGGATGCTGTTCTTTGACAGGTTGATATCCCGGCATCTAAATGAAGCTG GATCTCGGAGTACCTCACAGCGATCACTCAGATCTGTGTCGAAGAAGTTAGATTTGGCCCTTCGAAAGCTCCGTTTCAAGAAGGGGCAAGACGAGCACCCAGACGACCGCGAACAACTACAGCTGCCGCAGCAGGAAGACGAGCGGTGCCGAAACCTTGAAGCTGCTTATGTAGCGCAGGTTTCTTTAAGTTGGGAGGCACTTCATGGTCAGTACATGCAACAGAGACTGAAGATTTCGTCGCAGCCGGAGGATGGTGCTTCCTATGGCTATGCTGCGCAATTGTTTCAGCAGTTCCAGGTTTTGTTGCAGAGATTTATTGAGAACGAGCCATTTGAGCAAGGATCTAGGGTGGAGGTTTATGCCCATGGCCGGAGTTGGCTGTCTAAGTTGCTTCAGGTGCCGAATTTTCTAG GTATAGATCAGAAAGAAAATGTGGAGAATTATACGGACTTGCCAGTTCTTGCGGCCGACTTAGTTAAGATAATGGAGGATTCCATCCTAACCTTCCACCTTTTTCTGAAGATGGACAAGAAAAGAACAGGTAGCTTCTTTCGAGCTCACAGCCCTCGGAGCTCCCTTCATCAAGTGCAAGCCTCACTTGATAAG AAGGAGATGAGAGCGAAGGAACTGTTCAAAAAGAAGAAAGGGTGGAGGAAGAGAACCTGGCCGACCACCACGGAGGAAGTGGAACTGCTATTTGCTCTCATCGACATCAAAGTCATATCGAGGGTTCTGAGGATGGCACGGCTCAGCAAGGAACAGTTGTTATGGTGTGAAGAAAAGATGAGCAAGCTCGATCTGTCGGGCAACAGACTCTGCAGGGATGGCTCGCTGCTCCTCTTCCCCTGTTGA
- the LOC103995169 gene encoding large ribosomal subunit protein P3, translated as MGVFTFVCRSSGGEWSAKQLSGDLEASAASTFDLQRLLVQEALAVDSTGGVQSSFSMVSPSSAVFQVIIGGGGGGAFIGAGAPGGAAAGSGGGAAAPDAPPTPEEKKEEKEESDDDMGFSLFD; from the exons ATGGGCGTGTTCACCTTCGTGTGCCGCAGCTCCGGCGGCGAGTGGAGCGCGAAGCAGCTCTCCGGCGACCTGGAGGCGTCGGCCGCTTCGACTTTCGACCTCCAGCGGCTGCTCGTCCAGGAGGCGCTCGCGGTTGACTCCACTGGCGGCGTCCAGTCTTCTTTCTCCATGGTCTCCCCCTCTTCGGCCGTCTTCCAG GTGATAATTgggggaggtggtggtggagcaTTTATCGGAGCTGGTGCTCCAGGTGGCGCAGCTGCAGGATCTGGTGGCGGTGCTGCTGCTCCAGATGCACCTCCCACTCCCGaggaaaagaaggaagagaaagaggagagcGATGATGATATGGGGTTCTCCCTCTTTGATTAG